One genomic window of Nicotiana sylvestris chromosome 10, ASM39365v2, whole genome shotgun sequence includes the following:
- the LOC138879367 gene encoding uncharacterized protein: MDPLKYIFKKSMPTGKLAKWQILLSEFDIIYVTQKAVKGQALADHLAENSVGGAHEPLKTYFPNEEVSFVGEDITKAYDGWRMFFDGATNFKRVGIRAVLELETGQHYPISAKHRFLCTNNMAEYEACILQLNKAVDMNIQDLLVIGDSDLLVHQVQEECATKNSKILTYLHYVQEWRKRFTKIKF; the protein is encoded by the coding sequence atggaccctctgaagtacatattcaaGAAATCCATGCCGACtggaaagttggccaaatggcagatattgttgagtgaattcgatatcatctacgtaactcaaaaggcggtcaaaggacaagcattggcagatcaccttgctgaaaattcgGTGGGAGGAGCAcacgaacctttgaaaacatattttccaaatgaagaagtgtcattcgttGGGGAAGACATTACCAaagcatatgatggttggaggatgttcttcgatggagccacaaattttaaaagagtGGGCATTAGAGCAGTTTTGGAATTAGaaacgggtcagcattatccgataTCTGCTAAACACAGATTtctctgcaccaacaacatggcagagtatgaagcctgtatactACAACTCAACAAGGcagttgacatgaacattcaggattTGCtggtgatcggagattcagatttgcttgtgcaccaagtACAAGAAGAGTgtgccaccaagaattccaagatattgacatatctgcactatgtgcaggaatggagaaagaggttcacaaagataaaATTCTGA